A genomic region of Solidesulfovibrio sp. contains the following coding sequences:
- a CDS encoding methyl-accepting chemotaxis protein codes for MRKPGINAALTFAVVASLFIGITVLIAYTTTSTFRISIALQEEALGKTADGTAKILDLFLNTVSDEAEHLANLPIALEAALGAPDRAREMLKRYVDISDNLYLAAVIDADGKPVAGATKGGDAFTDSYADRGYFKEIMAGKKAMVTRNIFKGKTSGVLVFVVAHAIVDSSGKTRGMVILCPKWEEFTRKFIDPVTFGQTGYGYMLDAEGRVIAHAKDKSILLAKPADTTISQRALALRNGVMNYDYKGEGKYMAVAEVPLTGWLVCMTASASEMSALAAGQRNVLVGLGLAVLAVVAGIIVVFNRLVVLAPLRALMTFTDKVAAGDLKAELAGRFRFELAALAGNLRAMVAELKNKLGFAQGVMNGIPAPCGIVGPDCTMLWANGHICRLLEKPGAPESYVGQPSGLFFLNDASKETCSDRALKERNQGHNESTYVTPSGKTLYVSVISTPFHDMDGTMLGAISFWTDQTESRQQQARIEAQNALMTDTAAQAAGASDRMAAASQQLSAQIEQANQGAQEQNNRVQDTVAAVEEMNATILEVARNAGDTATAAQSARDKAREGADLVVRVVEAVATVRQATGQLKDNMRDLGQQAQGIGAVLGVISDIADQTNLLALNAAIEAARAGEAGRGFAVVADEVRKLAEKTMHATKEVGQAITGIQQGTAETERMMDQAADAVDRATGLAERSGGALSEIVSVVETAGDQVRAIATAAEQQSATSEEINRSIESISHIASQTAEAMGQSSRAVAELAELARNLTALVAEIQGGGQAALSA; via the coding sequence ATGCGTAAACCAGGCATCAACGCGGCTTTGACGTTCGCCGTCGTTGCGTCCCTTTTCATCGGCATAACCGTGCTCATCGCCTACACGACCACCTCGACCTTCCGCATATCCATCGCCCTCCAGGAGGAGGCCCTGGGCAAAACCGCCGACGGCACGGCCAAGATCCTCGACCTGTTCCTCAACACCGTCAGTGACGAGGCGGAGCACCTGGCCAACCTGCCCATCGCCCTGGAGGCGGCCCTGGGCGCCCCGGACCGCGCCAGGGAAATGCTCAAGCGCTATGTCGACATCTCCGACAACCTCTACCTGGCCGCCGTCATCGACGCCGACGGCAAGCCCGTGGCCGGCGCCACCAAGGGGGGCGACGCCTTCACGGACTCCTACGCCGACAGGGGCTATTTCAAGGAGATCATGGCCGGGAAAAAAGCCATGGTGACCCGCAACATCTTCAAGGGCAAGACCTCGGGCGTGCTGGTCTTCGTGGTGGCCCACGCCATCGTGGACAGCTCGGGCAAGACGCGCGGCATGGTCATCCTGTGCCCGAAGTGGGAGGAGTTCACCCGGAAGTTCATCGACCCGGTAACCTTCGGCCAGACCGGCTACGGCTACATGCTGGACGCCGAGGGCCGGGTCATCGCCCATGCCAAGGACAAATCCATACTCCTGGCCAAGCCGGCCGACACCACCATCTCGCAACGGGCCCTGGCGCTTCGAAACGGCGTCATGAACTACGACTACAAGGGCGAAGGGAAGTACATGGCCGTGGCCGAGGTGCCGCTGACGGGCTGGCTGGTGTGCATGACCGCCTCGGCCTCCGAGATGTCGGCCCTGGCCGCCGGGCAGCGCAACGTGCTCGTGGGCCTGGGCCTGGCCGTCCTGGCGGTGGTGGCGGGCATCATCGTGGTGTTCAACCGCCTGGTGGTGCTGGCCCCCCTGCGGGCGCTGATGACGTTTACGGACAAGGTGGCCGCCGGCGACCTCAAGGCCGAACTGGCCGGCCGCTTCCGCTTCGAGCTGGCCGCCCTGGCCGGCAACCTGCGGGCCATGGTCGCCGAGCTCAAAAACAAGCTCGGCTTCGCCCAGGGCGTCATGAACGGCATCCCGGCGCCCTGCGGCATCGTCGGCCCGGATTGCACCATGCTCTGGGCCAACGGGCATATCTGCCGGCTTTTGGAAAAGCCCGGCGCGCCCGAAAGCTACGTCGGCCAGCCCTCGGGGCTGTTCTTTCTCAACGACGCGTCCAAGGAGACCTGCTCCGACCGGGCCCTCAAGGAGCGCAACCAGGGCCACAACGAGAGCACCTACGTGACGCCCTCGGGCAAGACCCTGTACGTCAGCGTCATCAGCACGCCCTTCCACGACATGGACGGCACCATGCTCGGCGCCATCTCCTTCTGGACCGACCAGACGGAGTCGCGCCAGCAGCAGGCCCGCATCGAAGCGCAAAACGCGCTCATGACCGACACCGCCGCCCAGGCCGCCGGCGCTTCCGACCGCATGGCCGCGGCCTCCCAGCAGCTCTCGGCCCAGATCGAGCAGGCCAACCAGGGCGCCCAGGAACAAAACAACCGCGTCCAGGACACCGTCGCCGCCGTGGAGGAGATGAACGCCACCATCCTGGAGGTGGCCCGAAACGCCGGCGACACGGCCACCGCCGCCCAATCCGCCCGGGACAAGGCCCGGGAAGGCGCCGACCTCGTGGTCCGGGTGGTCGAGGCGGTGGCGACCGTGCGCCAGGCCACCGGCCAACTCAAGGACAACATGCGCGACCTGGGGCAGCAGGCCCAGGGCATCGGCGCCGTGCTGGGCGTGATCTCCGACATCGCCGACCAGACCAACCTGCTGGCCCTTAACGCCGCCATCGAGGCGGCAAGGGCCGGCGAGGCCGGGCGCGGCTTCGCCGTGGTGGCCGACGAGGTGCGCAAACTCGCCGAAAAGACCATGCACGCCACCAAGGAGGTCGGCCAGGCCATCACCGGCATCCAGCAGGGCACGGCCGAAACCGAGCGCATGATGGACCAGGCGGCCGACGCCGTGGACCGGGCCACCGGCCTGGCCGAACGCTCGGGCGGGGCGCTTTCCGAGATCGTCTCCGTGGTCGAGACGGCCGGGGACCAGGTCCGGGCCATCGCCACGGCCGCCGAACAGCAGTCCGCCACCTCCGAGGAGATCAACCGCTCCATCGAATCCATCAGCCACATCGCCTCCCAGACCGCCGAGGCCATGGGGCAATCGTCCCGGGCCGTGGCCGAACTGGCCGAACTGGCCCGGAACCTGACCGCCCTGGTGGCCGAGATCCAGGGCGGCGGCCAGGCGGCCCTTTCGGCATAA
- a CDS encoding methyl-accepting chemotaxis protein, which produces MAKAGVNTVLTLLVAALVLVPVLVLVAYVSTSSYEMAADLQESSLLQLAKGAGKTLELYLDDAGDVARALATQEAVVAGLSGDRQRIDARFRDYIQSYKQYWAIFAFDLSGKIVAGYNANQEDMRGGSRADRDYVKGVLAGKDMVFTEQVLSARSGDILIFVVAKAVRDASGKLIGGVAVCPKWNVFTKDFIDPLRFGRKGYAFMLDASGTVIAHGTDKNLLLKSLADMDFIRKALALKEGAMAYDWQGERKYMALARVPTTGWLVCMTANESEMTALARRQRSFVFLIGGLAVILAVAGIALANRALVLSPLARVEAYVARVASGDLRAGLSGRFRFELATLSANLQRMVGELKTRLGFAQGVLNGIPAPCAVVGPDGRILWVNPQVLSLLDIEATPESAKGQNTGQLFYGDPNRETLSQKTIATRQGISADIDFPTRSGRTLHLHVDSTPFYDMDGALLGCLVFWNDLTAIVAQKNRIEAQNTLIAATAARASDTAHRMATASQELSSLIDQGNQGAQEQNGRVQDTVTAVEQMNATILEVARNAGDTATAAQAARDKAREGAALVTEVARAVDGVRQAAARLKDKMRGLGQQAQGIGAVLGVISDIADQTNLLALNAAIEAARAGEAGRGFAVVADEVRKLAEKTMHATQEVGQAITGIQQGTAETERMMDQAADAVDRATGLAERSGGELSEIVSVVETAGDQVRAIATAAEQQSATSEEINRSIESISSIASQTAQAMDRSSRAVTELAELARSLNALVADIQGGGQAALSA; this is translated from the coding sequence ATGGCGAAAGCTGGCGTCAACACCGTACTCACGCTGCTCGTGGCCGCGTTGGTGCTTGTCCCCGTTCTGGTCCTGGTCGCCTACGTTTCCACCTCCTCGTACGAGATGGCCGCCGACCTCCAGGAGTCCTCGCTGCTCCAACTGGCCAAGGGCGCCGGCAAGACCCTCGAACTCTACCTCGACGACGCCGGCGACGTGGCCAGGGCCCTGGCCACCCAGGAGGCGGTGGTCGCCGGGCTCTCCGGCGACCGGCAGCGCATCGACGCGCGCTTTCGCGACTACATCCAAAGCTACAAGCAGTATTGGGCCATCTTCGCCTTCGACCTGTCCGGCAAGATCGTGGCCGGCTACAACGCCAACCAGGAAGACATGCGCGGCGGCAGCCGGGCCGACCGCGACTACGTCAAGGGGGTGCTGGCCGGCAAGGACATGGTCTTCACCGAGCAGGTGCTCTCGGCCCGCAGCGGCGACATCCTCATCTTCGTGGTCGCCAAGGCCGTGCGCGACGCCTCGGGCAAGCTCATCGGCGGCGTGGCCGTGTGCCCCAAGTGGAACGTCTTCACCAAGGACTTCATCGACCCGTTGCGTTTCGGCCGGAAGGGCTACGCCTTCATGCTCGACGCCTCGGGCACGGTCATCGCCCACGGCACGGACAAGAACCTGCTGCTCAAAAGCCTAGCCGACATGGACTTCATCCGGAAGGCCCTGGCCCTCAAGGAGGGCGCCATGGCCTACGACTGGCAGGGCGAGCGCAAGTACATGGCCCTGGCCCGGGTGCCGACCACGGGCTGGCTGGTGTGCATGACCGCCAACGAATCCGAGATGACCGCCCTGGCCAGGAGGCAGCGCTCCTTCGTTTTCCTGATCGGCGGCCTGGCCGTTATCCTGGCCGTGGCCGGCATCGCCCTGGCCAACCGCGCCCTGGTGCTTTCGCCCCTGGCCCGGGTGGAGGCCTATGTGGCCCGGGTCGCCTCGGGCGACCTGCGCGCCGGCCTGTCCGGGCGCTTCCGTTTCGAACTGGCCACGCTTTCGGCCAACCTGCAACGCATGGTCGGGGAACTCAAGACCCGGCTGGGATTCGCCCAGGGGGTCCTCAACGGCATCCCGGCCCCCTGCGCCGTGGTCGGCCCGGACGGCCGCATCCTGTGGGTCAACCCCCAGGTCCTTTCGCTGCTGGACATCGAGGCCACGCCGGAAAGCGCCAAGGGCCAGAACACCGGCCAGCTCTTCTACGGCGACCCCAACCGGGAGACCCTGTCCCAAAAGACCATCGCCACGCGCCAGGGCATTTCCGCGGACATCGACTTCCCCACCCGAAGCGGCAGGACCCTGCACCTGCACGTGGACAGCACGCCTTTTTACGACATGGACGGCGCCCTGCTCGGCTGCCTGGTCTTCTGGAACGACCTGACCGCCATCGTCGCCCAGAAAAACCGCATCGAGGCCCAAAACACGCTCATCGCCGCCACCGCCGCCCGGGCCTCGGACACCGCCCACCGTATGGCCACGGCCTCCCAGGAGCTTTCGTCCCTGATCGACCAGGGCAACCAGGGCGCCCAGGAGCAAAACGGCCGCGTCCAGGACACCGTCACCGCCGTGGAACAGATGAACGCCACCATCCTGGAAGTGGCCCGAAACGCCGGCGACACGGCCACCGCCGCCCAGGCCGCCCGGGACAAGGCCCGGGAAGGCGCCGCCCTGGTGACCGAGGTCGCCCGGGCCGTGGACGGCGTGCGCCAGGCCGCCGCCCGGCTCAAGGACAAGATGCGGGGCCTGGGGCAGCAGGCCCAGGGCATCGGCGCCGTGCTGGGCGTGATCTCCGACATCGCCGACCAGACCAACCTGCTGGCCCTTAACGCCGCCATCGAGGCGGCAAGGGCCGGCGAGGCCGGGCGCGGCTTCGCCGTGGTGGCCGACGAGGTGCGCAAACTCGCCGAAAAGACCATGCACGCCACCCAAGAGGTCGGCCAGGCCATCACCGGCATCCAGCAGGGCACGGCCGAAACCGAACGCATGATGGACCAGGCCGCCGACGCCGTGGACCGGGCCACCGGCCTGGCCGAACGCTCGGGCGGGGAACTCTCCGAGATCGTCTCCGTGGTCGAGACGGCCGGGGACCAGGTCCGGGCCATCGCCACGGCCGCCGAGCAGCAGTCCGCCACCTCCGAGGAGATCAACCGCTCCATCGAATCCATCAGCAGCATCGCCTCGCAGACCGCCCAGGCCATGGACCGCTCGTCCCGGGCCGTGACCGAACTGGCCGAACTGGCCCGGAGCCTGAACGCCCTGGTGGCCGACATCCAGGGCGGCGGCCAGGCGGCCCTTTCGGCCTAG
- a CDS encoding methyl-accepting chemotaxis protein — protein sequence MRKAGINTVLAISVTLSVLAGIAVLVTAVSRSTLALNEELRGEALAESARSAANAASMYLRNTAQVVDSLAAQAAITEAFAGSPDRARERLKNYVQGFKDYFSFFLFDATGKIIAGYNANGQDLTGGDRADRDYVRAILDGKDLVYSRSVMRATSGDALIYVVAKAVRGPDGTVLGGVVGSPLLSEFTAETIDAVRFGKRGYAFMLDDDGRFIAHGADKALLLTDASAEPFVRQALTKGQGLIEYTWKGEAKVMAVSRIAATGWLVCMSFYADEMTALARQQRWMLVWIGLAVATVVVVVITLLNRRLVLRPLLALSDFTGRVAAGDLGATLAGSFRAELGVFADSLRHMVGELKTRLGFAQGVLDGIPTPCGIVGPDFTMAWANDQVCRLLEKTGPSQSHMGQRSGAFYYNDPGRETLSDRAITEGRALQNEIDYTTVSGKTLHVSVHTTPFYDLDGKPLGSISFWTDLTELYAQKQRIEAQNAVITATAARASAVADRVAAATEQLSAQIGQSSQGAREQNHRVQETVTAVEEMNATILEVARNAGDTATGAQATGDKAREGAALVTEVVGAVDGVRQAAGQLKDNMRDLGRQAQGIGAVLGVISDIADQTNLLALNAAIEAARAGEAGRGFAVVADEVRKLAEKTMHATQEVGQAVSGIQQGTAATERMVDQAADAVDRATGLARRSGAALSEIVSVVDTAGDQIRAIATAAEQQSATAEEINRSIESISRIASETAEAMGQSAEAVTDVARQAEALTGLMRELVGDGGSPKALS from the coding sequence ATGCGCAAAGCCGGCATCAACACCGTGTTGGCCATTTCCGTCACCCTGTCCGTCCTGGCCGGTATCGCCGTCCTGGTCACCGCGGTCTCCCGCTCGACCCTGGCCCTCAACGAGGAACTGCGCGGCGAAGCCCTGGCCGAATCCGCCCGGTCCGCGGCCAACGCCGCCTCCATGTACCTGCGCAACACCGCCCAGGTCGTCGATTCCCTGGCCGCCCAGGCCGCCATCACGGAAGCCTTCGCCGGCTCCCCGGACCGGGCCCGGGAGCGGCTCAAAAACTACGTGCAGGGCTTCAAGGACTACTTTTCCTTTTTCCTGTTCGACGCCACCGGCAAGATCATCGCCGGCTACAACGCCAACGGCCAGGACCTGACCGGCGGCGACCGGGCCGACCGCGATTACGTGCGGGCCATCCTCGACGGCAAGGACCTCGTCTACAGCCGCTCGGTCATGCGGGCCACCTCCGGCGACGCGCTCATCTACGTCGTGGCCAAGGCCGTGCGCGGCCCGGACGGCACCGTGCTCGGCGGCGTGGTCGGCTCGCCGCTGCTGAGCGAATTCACGGCCGAAACCATCGATGCCGTGCGTTTCGGCAAGCGCGGCTACGCCTTCATGCTCGACGACGACGGCCGGTTCATCGCCCACGGCGCGGACAAGGCCCTGCTGCTCACGGACGCCTCGGCCGAACCCTTCGTCCGCCAGGCCCTGACCAAGGGCCAGGGCCTGATCGAGTACACCTGGAAGGGCGAGGCCAAGGTCATGGCCGTCAGCCGCATTGCGGCCACGGGCTGGCTGGTGTGCATGTCGTTTTACGCCGACGAGATGACCGCCCTGGCCCGGCAGCAGCGTTGGATGCTGGTGTGGATCGGCCTGGCCGTGGCCACGGTCGTGGTCGTGGTCATCACCCTGCTCAACCGTCGCCTGGTGCTGCGCCCCCTGCTCGCCCTCAGCGACTTCACCGGCCGGGTGGCCGCCGGCGACCTCGGCGCGACGCTCGCGGGCTCCTTCCGGGCGGAACTGGGCGTTTTCGCCGACAGCCTGCGCCACATGGTCGGTGAACTCAAAACCCGCCTGGGCTTCGCCCAGGGCGTCCTCGACGGCATTCCCACCCCCTGCGGCATCGTCGGGCCGGACTTCACCATGGCCTGGGCCAACGACCAGGTCTGCCGGCTGCTGGAGAAGACCGGCCCGAGCCAGTCCCATATGGGCCAGCGTTCCGGGGCGTTTTACTACAACGACCCCGGCCGCGAGACCCTGTCGGACAGGGCCATCACCGAAGGCCGCGCCCTGCAAAACGAAATCGACTACACGACGGTTTCCGGCAAAACCCTGCACGTCTCCGTCCATACCACGCCCTTTTACGACCTCGACGGCAAGCCCCTGGGCTCCATCTCCTTCTGGACCGACCTGACGGAACTCTACGCGCAAAAACAGCGCATCGAGGCCCAGAACGCGGTCATCACCGCCACGGCGGCCAGAGCCTCGGCCGTGGCCGATCGGGTGGCCGCCGCCACCGAACAGCTCTCGGCCCAGATCGGGCAGTCGAGCCAGGGCGCCCGGGAACAGAACCACCGCGTCCAGGAAACCGTCACCGCCGTGGAGGAGATGAACGCCACCATCCTGGAGGTGGCCCGAAACGCCGGCGACACGGCGACCGGCGCCCAGGCCACCGGGGACAAGGCCCGGGAAGGCGCCGCCCTGGTGACCGAGGTCGTCGGCGCCGTGGACGGCGTGCGCCAGGCCGCCGGCCAGCTCAAGGACAACATGCGCGACCTGGGGCGCCAGGCCCAGGGCATCGGCGCGGTGCTGGGCGTCATCTCCGACATCGCCGACCAGACCAACCTGCTGGCCCTTAACGCCGCCATCGAGGCGGCTCGGGCCGGCGAGGCCGGGCGCGGCTTCGCCGTGGTGGCCGACGAGGTGCGAAAGCTGGCCGAAAAGACCATGCACGCCACCCAGGAGGTCGGCCAGGCCGTCAGCGGCATCCAGCAGGGCACGGCGGCAACCGAGCGGATGGTGGACCAGGCCGCCGACGCCGTGGACCGGGCCACCGGCCTGGCCCGGCGCTCCGGCGCGGCGCTTTCCGAGATCGTCTCCGTGGTCGATACGGCCGGGGACCAGATCCGGGCCATCGCCACGGCCGCCGAACAGCAGTCCGCCACCGCCGAGGAGATCAACCGCTCCATCGAATCCATCAGCCGGATCGCCTCGGAAACCGCCGAGGCCATGGGCCAGTCGGCCGAGGCCGTGACCGACGTGGCCCGGCAGGCCGAGGCGCTCACGGGGCTCATGCGCGAACTGGTCGGGGACGGCGGCTCGCCCAAGGCCCTGTCTTGA
- the purD gene encoding phosphoribosylamine--glycine ligase: MRILVVGSGGREHALAHTLIKSPDVSAVLAAPGNGGTAGVGENVPVADTDVPGLLALAKDRGIDFVVPGPEAPLVAGIREAMESAGIPCFGPDAYAAGLEGSKAFAKEVMLAAGVPTAAYATFTDARAARAYIEKIGAPVVVKADGLAAGKGVTVAATVAEAVEAVDEALVRGAFGQAGATVVVEEALVGEEASFLAFCDGKTAVPMTACQDHKAIFDGDQGPNTGGMGAYCPAPVLPPERYAAISALVIEPIMREMAKRGHPFTGILYAGLMMTASGPKVLEYNVRFGDPECQPLLSRLTGDLPAILAACRAGTLTPGLVRWSPRAALCVVMAAPGYPGSYPKGMAISGIADAEADPAVTVFQAGTRRDGDRLVTSGGRVLGVTALGDGLAAAKAAAYAACAKIRFDGAFYRRDIGDKGLSREEN, from the coding sequence ATGCGCATACTGGTTGTCGGGTCCGGCGGGCGCGAGCACGCCCTGGCCCATACCCTGATCAAAAGCCCCGACGTGTCGGCGGTCCTGGCCGCGCCGGGCAACGGCGGCACGGCCGGCGTCGGCGAAAACGTCCCCGTGGCCGATACCGACGTGCCGGGCCTGCTGGCCCTGGCCAAGGACCGGGGCATCGACTTCGTGGTGCCCGGCCCCGAGGCGCCCCTGGTGGCCGGCATCCGCGAGGCCATGGAATCGGCCGGCATCCCCTGCTTCGGCCCCGACGCCTATGCCGCCGGCCTGGAGGGCAGCAAGGCCTTCGCCAAGGAGGTCATGCTCGCCGCCGGCGTGCCCACGGCCGCCTACGCGACCTTCACCGACGCCAGGGCCGCCCGGGCCTATATCGAAAAAATCGGCGCCCCGGTGGTGGTCAAGGCCGACGGCCTGGCCGCCGGCAAGGGCGTGACCGTGGCCGCGACCGTGGCGGAAGCCGTGGAGGCCGTGGACGAGGCCCTGGTGCGCGGCGCCTTCGGCCAAGCCGGGGCCACGGTCGTGGTCGAAGAGGCGCTTGTCGGCGAGGAGGCCTCGTTTCTGGCCTTTTGCGACGGGAAGACCGCCGTGCCCATGACCGCCTGCCAGGACCACAAGGCGATTTTCGACGGCGACCAGGGCCCCAACACCGGCGGCATGGGCGCCTACTGCCCGGCCCCGGTGCTGCCGCCCGAGCGCTACGCCGCAATCTCCGCCCTGGTCATCGAGCCGATCATGCGGGAGATGGCCAAGCGCGGCCATCCCTTCACCGGCATCCTCTACGCCGGGCTCATGATGACGGCCAGCGGCCCGAAGGTGCTCGAATACAACGTGCGCTTCGGCGACCCGGAGTGCCAGCCGCTGCTTTCGCGCCTGACCGGCGACCTGCCGGCCATCCTGGCCGCCTGCCGGGCCGGGACGCTCACGCCCGGGCTCGTGCGCTGGTCGCCGCGCGCCGCCCTGTGCGTGGTCATGGCCGCGCCGGGCTATCCGGGCAGCTACCCCAAGGGCATGGCCATCAGCGGCATCGCGGACGCCGAGGCGGACCCGGCGGTCACGGTCTTCCAGGCCGGCACGCGCCGCGACGGCGACCGGCTCGTCACCAGCGGCGGCCGGGTGCTCGGGGTCACGGCCCTGGGCGACGGGCTGGCCGCGGCCAAGGCGGCCGCCTACGCGGCCTGCGCCAAGATCCGTTTCGACGGCGCGTTTTATCGTCGCGACATCGGCGACAAGGGACTTTCCCGGGAGGAAAACTAG
- the purE gene encoding 5-(carboxyamino)imidazole ribonucleotide mutase, with protein sequence MRVAIFIGSISDEEKMRPCSKVLDSLGIDYICTVTSAHRTPERTLRLIKECEAAGCQVFICAAGLAAHLAGAVAARTVKPVIGVPLSSAASALGGLDAMLATVQMPPGYPVATVALDGTGAKNAAWLAASILSLTDPDLAGRIAAAREGFIKDVETAAAKLGKG encoded by the coding sequence ATGCGCGTGGCCATTTTCATCGGCTCCATCTCCGACGAAGAAAAGATGCGGCCCTGTTCCAAGGTGCTCGATTCCTTGGGCATCGACTACATCTGCACCGTCACGTCGGCCCACCGGACCCCGGAGCGGACCCTGCGCCTGATTAAGGAGTGCGAGGCGGCCGGCTGCCAGGTGTTCATCTGCGCCGCCGGCCTGGCCGCCCACCTGGCCGGGGCCGTGGCCGCCCGCACGGTCAAGCCGGTCATCGGCGTGCCCCTGTCCTCGGCCGCCTCGGCCCTGGGCGGCCTGGACGCCATGCTGGCCACGGTGCAGATGCCGCCGGGCTACCCCGTGGCCACGGTGGCCCTGGACGGGACCGGGGCGAAAAACGCCGCCTGGCTGGCCGCCTCCATCCTGTCCCTGACCGATCCGGATCTGGCCGGGCGCATCGCCGCCGCCCGCGAGGGCTTCATCAAGGACGTGGAAACCGCCGCGGCCAAGCTCGGCAAGGGCTAG
- a CDS encoding MucR family transcriptional regulator, whose amino-acid sequence MDDCLKEALEIVKAQASVRNMTEEEITSMVRRLAESIRSILGGAPVEETAQAVAQTPAVDPKKAVRERSIICLESGKSFKILTKKHLGKFGLTPDTYREKWGYPKGMPLVCKELQRERRKKMKEMKLWEKRVKN is encoded by the coding sequence ATGGATGACTGTCTGAAGGAAGCATTGGAAATCGTCAAAGCCCAGGCCAGCGTGCGCAACATGACCGAGGAGGAGATCACCTCCATGGTCCGGCGGCTGGCCGAAAGCATCCGGTCCATCCTCGGCGGCGCTCCGGTCGAGGAGACCGCCCAGGCCGTGGCCCAAACCCCGGCCGTGGACCCGAAAAAGGCCGTGCGCGAACGCAGCATCATTTGCCTGGAATCCGGCAAGTCCTTCAAGATCCTCACGAAAAAACACCTGGGCAAGTTCGGGCTCACCCCCGATACCTACCGGGAGAAGTGGGGCTATCCCAAGGGCATGCCGCTCGTGTGCAAGGAACTGCAACGCGAGCGCCGCAAGAAGATGAAGGAAATGAAGCTGTGGGAAAAGCGCGTGAAAAACTAG
- a CDS encoding EAL domain-containing protein, whose product MAQTLFQWPYPAAHEPLGDTESTPGAARGVFFRTLVELGTGRVAGIETAPGKAVAGDALDPGAAATPVGQPVPGWRQGGACLGRLRGPTARLVRADLAIRPERIGQGPGLCAARTILMFDVAALCREPFRSLELLVACKRAGSRILLDNFDLDDPPARFMEMLPADILRVSPSRMPWHWDSDRRREALEAVLGFAGNLLMDVAVADVSGQGQRSELKRLGVRYAQGDWRREGPGHFSGAVSAARR is encoded by the coding sequence ATGGCGCAGACCCTCTTTCAATGGCCGTACCCGGCGGCGCACGAGCCGCTCGGCGATACGGAAAGTACGCCAGGCGCGGCGCGCGGCGTCTTTTTCCGGACCCTCGTCGAGCTCGGCACCGGCCGGGTGGCCGGTATCGAAACGGCCCCGGGCAAGGCGGTGGCGGGTGATGCCCTGGACCCGGGTGCGGCCGCCACGCCCGTGGGCCAGCCCGTGCCGGGTTGGCGCCAGGGCGGTGCCTGCCTGGGCCGGCTGCGGGGACCGACGGCCCGCCTGGTGCGCGCCGACCTGGCCATCCGGCCGGAGCGCATCGGCCAGGGGCCCGGGCTTTGCGCCGCACGCACCATCCTCATGTTCGACGTGGCCGCGCTGTGCCGCGAGCCGTTCCGCTCCCTGGAGCTGCTCGTGGCCTGCAAGCGGGCCGGCTCGCGCATCCTGCTGGACAATTTCGACCTTGACGATCCGCCGGCCCGGTTCATGGAGATGCTGCCGGCGGATATCCTGCGCGTCTCGCCCAGCCGTATGCCCTGGCATTGGGACTCGGACCGGCGCCGGGAAGCCCTGGAAGCCGTGCTGGGCTTTGCCGGCAACCTGCTGATGGACGTGGCCGTGGCCGACGTCAGCGGCCAGGGGCAGCGATCGGAACTCAAGCGCCTGGGCGTGCGCTACGCCCAAGGCGATTGGCGCCGGGAAGGCCCGGGCCATTTTTCGGGCGCCGTGTCCGCGGCCAGGCGCTGA